Proteins from a single region of Heterodontus francisci isolate sHetFra1 chromosome 29, sHetFra1.hap1, whole genome shotgun sequence:
- the LOC137346287 gene encoding bromodomain-containing protein 2-like isoform X1 yields METATHPGLDRLQGDAGNGITGLSVDPGSGKRIRKPSMLYEDFESPTMSMSTSIHSQNNFVISPPPPEVSNPKKRGRVTNQVQYMQKVLMKALWKHQFAWPFYQPVDAVKLSLPDYHKIIKQPMDMGTIKKRLENNYYWSASECMQDFNTMFTNCYIYNKPTDDIVLMAQTLEKLFLQKVAQMPQEEVELTPAPKAKQSKGRKTGGVPSVPGGMTMSQVPMVSSVSQPTAYSPPTPEVPTPILDVSQTSVISTPIVHKPSHSPPQSVLAVPPPAQPVTKKKGVKRKADTTTPTTSVVTTSGESSPSVAESKAAKIPVRRESGRPIKPPKKDLPDSQQHQSSKKGKLSEQLKYCNGILKELLSKKHAAYAWPFYKPVDAKALGLHDYHDIIKHPMDLSTIKRKMDEREYQDAQEFAADVRLMFSNCYKYNPPDHDVVAMARKLQDVFEFRFAKMPDEPLEFIPPLAPTPLPPVVTKSSSDSSSNSSSESSSDTETSDDSEEERANRLAELQEQLRAVHEQLAALSQAPMSKPKKKRDKKEKKDKKKRKEKHKVKEEEEKLSKSSKSKAAPKKQSKKASGGSSSGGNNKQSKKVKQPPPPQPPPPPPGYDSEEEDNCRPMTYDEKRQLSLDINKLPGDKLGRVVHIIQSREPSLRDSNPDEIEIDFETLKPSTLRELERYVMSCLRKKPRKPYSKKQAGKTKEELALEKKKELEKRLQDVSGQLNPSKKPPKKATEKPDPVQPVGPSRLSASSSSSSGSDTSSTSSGSSSSDTSDSDSG; encoded by the exons ATGGAAACGGCCACTCATCCGGGGCTCGACAG GTTGCAGGGGGACGCTGGTAATGGGATAACTGGCCTGTCTGTTGATCCAGGCTCTGGGAAGCGCATCCGCAAGCCATCTATGCTGTATGAAGATTTTGAGAGCCCCACAATGTCCATGTCTACTTCAATTCATTCTCAGAACAATTTTGTCATTAGCCCTCCTCCACCTGAGGTGTCCAATCCCAAGAAACGTGGCCGAGTGACTAACCAGGTCCAGTACATGCAAAAAGTGTTGATGAAAGCTCTTTGGAAGCACCAGTTTGCATGGCCATTCTATCAGCCAGTGGATGCAGTGAAACTCAGTCTCCCG GATTACCACAAGATAATCAAACAGCCAATGGACATGGGCACCATCAAGAAGCGTTTAGAGAATAATTATTACTGGAGTGCCAGCGAGTGCATGCAAGACTTCAACACAATGTTTACTAACTGTTACATTTACAACAAG CCCACGGATGACATTGTGCTGATGGCTCAGACTCTGGAAAAGCTCTTTCTGCAGAAGGTGGCGCAGATGCCCCAGGAGGAAGTGGAACTAACACCAGCACCAAAAGCAAAGCAGTCAAAGGGCCGTAAAACGGGAG GGGTGCCATCTGTCCCAGGAGGGATGACCATGTCTCAGGTCCCAATGGTGTCATCTGTGTCTCAGCCGACAGCCTACTCTCCTCCAACACCAGAAGTGCCCACGCCTATTCTTGATGTGTCTCAGACATCGGTCATCTCTACACCAATTGTGCATAAGCCCTCACATTCTCCCCCTCAATCTGTATTAGCTGTACCACCCCCTGCACAGCCTGTCACAAAG AAGAAAGGAGTGAAGAGGAAAGCTGATACAACAACTCCAACCACTTCAGTTGTCACCACAAGTGGGGAGTCCTCCCCGTCGGTAGCAGAAAGCAAGGCTGCAAAGATTCCAGTTAGACGGGAAAGTGGCAGACCAATCAAACCTCCAAAGAAAGACTTGCCAGACTCCCAGCAACACCAGAGTTCGAAGAAAGGCAAACTGAGTGAACAGCTGAAGTACTGTAATGGCATCTTGAAAGAGCTGCTGTCAAAAAAGCACGCCGCATACGCCTGGCCCTTTTATAAACCTGTGGACGCCAAAGCCCTTGGGCTTCATGACTACCATGACATAATCAAACATCCCATGGACCTGAGCACTATCAAA AGGAAGATGGATGAGCGGGAATACCAGGACGCGCAAGAATTTGCAGCTGATGTGCGATTAATGTTCTCTAATTGTTACAAGTATAACCCACCGGACCATGATGTGGTTGCCATGGCCAGGAAACTGCAG GATGTCTTTGAATTCCGTTTTGCCAAAATGCCAGATGAGCCTCTAGAATTCATACCACCACTTGCGCCAACTcctcttcctcctgttgtgacaaaATCGTCATCTGATTCTTCTAGTAACAGCAGCAGCGAAAGCTCATCGGACACTGAGACCTCTGATGATTCTGAGGAAGAGCGAGCTAATCGTTTGGCAGAACTACAGGAACAG CTAAGGGCTGTCCATGAGCAGTTAGCTGCCCTCTCACAGGCTCCTATGTCAAAACCAAAGAAAAAGCGGGACAAGAAAGAGAAGAAGGACAAAAAGAAGAGGAAGGAGAAACAcaaggtgaaagaggaggaggaaaagcTGTCCAAATCATCCAAATCGAAAGCAGCACCGAAAAAACAGTCGAAGAAAGCGTCTGGAGGCAGCAGTTCGGGGGGTAACAATAA GCAGTCCAAGAAAGTGAAACAGCCTCCTCCAccgcaaccaccaccaccccctcctggCTATGATTCAGAAGAGGAAGATAACTGCAGACCCATGACCTATGATGAGAAGCGACAGTTGAGCTTGGACATTAATAAACTGCCTGGTGACAAGTTGGGCCGTGTGGTACATATCATCCAATCCCGAGAGCCATCACTTAGAGACTCCAACCCTGATGAGATTGAGATAGATTTTGAGACTCTTAAACCATCTACCCTCCGGGAGCTTGAACGCTATGTTATGTCTTGTTTACGGAAGAAACCTCGGAAACCTTACT CCAAGAAACAAGCAGGGAAGACCAAGGAAGAATTGGCGCTGGAGAAGAAGAAAGAGTTAGAAAagcggctacaggatgtgagcggaCAGCTGAATCCCAGTAAAAAACCTCCCAAGAAAG
- the LOC137346287 gene encoding bromodomain-containing protein 2-like isoform X2, protein MLYEDFESPTMSMSTSIHSQNNFVISPPPPEVSNPKKRGRVTNQVQYMQKVLMKALWKHQFAWPFYQPVDAVKLSLPDYHKIIKQPMDMGTIKKRLENNYYWSASECMQDFNTMFTNCYIYNKPTDDIVLMAQTLEKLFLQKVAQMPQEEVELTPAPKAKQSKGRKTGGVPSVPGGMTMSQVPMVSSVSQPTAYSPPTPEVPTPILDVSQTSVISTPIVHKPSHSPPQSVLAVPPPAQPVTKKKGVKRKADTTTPTTSVVTTSGESSPSVAESKAAKIPVRRESGRPIKPPKKDLPDSQQHQSSKKGKLSEQLKYCNGILKELLSKKHAAYAWPFYKPVDAKALGLHDYHDIIKHPMDLSTIKRKMDEREYQDAQEFAADVRLMFSNCYKYNPPDHDVVAMARKLQDVFEFRFAKMPDEPLEFIPPLAPTPLPPVVTKSSSDSSSNSSSESSSDTETSDDSEEERANRLAELQEQLRAVHEQLAALSQAPMSKPKKKRDKKEKKDKKKRKEKHKVKEEEEKLSKSSKSKAAPKKQSKKASGGSSSGGNNKQSKKVKQPPPPQPPPPPPGYDSEEEDNCRPMTYDEKRQLSLDINKLPGDKLGRVVHIIQSREPSLRDSNPDEIEIDFETLKPSTLRELERYVMSCLRKKPRKPYSKKQAGKTKEELALEKKKELEKRLQDVSGQLNPSKKPPKKATEKPDPVQPVGPSRLSASSSSSSGSDTSSTSSGSSSSDTSDSDSG, encoded by the exons ATGCTGTATGAAGATTTTGAGAGCCCCACAATGTCCATGTCTACTTCAATTCATTCTCAGAACAATTTTGTCATTAGCCCTCCTCCACCTGAGGTGTCCAATCCCAAGAAACGTGGCCGAGTGACTAACCAGGTCCAGTACATGCAAAAAGTGTTGATGAAAGCTCTTTGGAAGCACCAGTTTGCATGGCCATTCTATCAGCCAGTGGATGCAGTGAAACTCAGTCTCCCG GATTACCACAAGATAATCAAACAGCCAATGGACATGGGCACCATCAAGAAGCGTTTAGAGAATAATTATTACTGGAGTGCCAGCGAGTGCATGCAAGACTTCAACACAATGTTTACTAACTGTTACATTTACAACAAG CCCACGGATGACATTGTGCTGATGGCTCAGACTCTGGAAAAGCTCTTTCTGCAGAAGGTGGCGCAGATGCCCCAGGAGGAAGTGGAACTAACACCAGCACCAAAAGCAAAGCAGTCAAAGGGCCGTAAAACGGGAG GGGTGCCATCTGTCCCAGGAGGGATGACCATGTCTCAGGTCCCAATGGTGTCATCTGTGTCTCAGCCGACAGCCTACTCTCCTCCAACACCAGAAGTGCCCACGCCTATTCTTGATGTGTCTCAGACATCGGTCATCTCTACACCAATTGTGCATAAGCCCTCACATTCTCCCCCTCAATCTGTATTAGCTGTACCACCCCCTGCACAGCCTGTCACAAAG AAGAAAGGAGTGAAGAGGAAAGCTGATACAACAACTCCAACCACTTCAGTTGTCACCACAAGTGGGGAGTCCTCCCCGTCGGTAGCAGAAAGCAAGGCTGCAAAGATTCCAGTTAGACGGGAAAGTGGCAGACCAATCAAACCTCCAAAGAAAGACTTGCCAGACTCCCAGCAACACCAGAGTTCGAAGAAAGGCAAACTGAGTGAACAGCTGAAGTACTGTAATGGCATCTTGAAAGAGCTGCTGTCAAAAAAGCACGCCGCATACGCCTGGCCCTTTTATAAACCTGTGGACGCCAAAGCCCTTGGGCTTCATGACTACCATGACATAATCAAACATCCCATGGACCTGAGCACTATCAAA AGGAAGATGGATGAGCGGGAATACCAGGACGCGCAAGAATTTGCAGCTGATGTGCGATTAATGTTCTCTAATTGTTACAAGTATAACCCACCGGACCATGATGTGGTTGCCATGGCCAGGAAACTGCAG GATGTCTTTGAATTCCGTTTTGCCAAAATGCCAGATGAGCCTCTAGAATTCATACCACCACTTGCGCCAACTcctcttcctcctgttgtgacaaaATCGTCATCTGATTCTTCTAGTAACAGCAGCAGCGAAAGCTCATCGGACACTGAGACCTCTGATGATTCTGAGGAAGAGCGAGCTAATCGTTTGGCAGAACTACAGGAACAG CTAAGGGCTGTCCATGAGCAGTTAGCTGCCCTCTCACAGGCTCCTATGTCAAAACCAAAGAAAAAGCGGGACAAGAAAGAGAAGAAGGACAAAAAGAAGAGGAAGGAGAAACAcaaggtgaaagaggaggaggaaaagcTGTCCAAATCATCCAAATCGAAAGCAGCACCGAAAAAACAGTCGAAGAAAGCGTCTGGAGGCAGCAGTTCGGGGGGTAACAATAA GCAGTCCAAGAAAGTGAAACAGCCTCCTCCAccgcaaccaccaccaccccctcctggCTATGATTCAGAAGAGGAAGATAACTGCAGACCCATGACCTATGATGAGAAGCGACAGTTGAGCTTGGACATTAATAAACTGCCTGGTGACAAGTTGGGCCGTGTGGTACATATCATCCAATCCCGAGAGCCATCACTTAGAGACTCCAACCCTGATGAGATTGAGATAGATTTTGAGACTCTTAAACCATCTACCCTCCGGGAGCTTGAACGCTATGTTATGTCTTGTTTACGGAAGAAACCTCGGAAACCTTACT CCAAGAAACAAGCAGGGAAGACCAAGGAAGAATTGGCGCTGGAGAAGAAGAAAGAGTTAGAAAagcggctacaggatgtgagcggaCAGCTGAATCCCAGTAAAAAACCTCCCAAGAAAG